A single genomic interval of Nocardioides palaemonis harbors:
- a CDS encoding M4 family metallopeptidase → MRRTAGLAALAVAAATAAALPVTSASSAPGAAPARAGVAADALSALQQHPGAARAVAGQEFVVRSTLVDPDGSTHVRLDRTLGGLRVVGGDLVVHRDAREQWEGVSQTLAAPLTLATDPAVTAASATSRVLARNARTRAVAGDGEAEARELVVDATGATPRLAWEVVTGGTQADGTPSRLATYVDAGSGKVIRSEQQVVNVDGEGQTLYSGTVPLQVSGSGTSYTLKDATRGGTYTTDMANKEDTILCQIFGAGCKTGTTVTSTSPTFGNGSTSDRASAAADAQYGSDETWDYFQQVHGRDGIWGDGRGSYNRVHYGNGYVNAFWDGTKMTYGDGDGVSFGPLVSLDVAGHEMSHGVTENSAGLTYSGESGGLNEATSDIFGTMVEFHAANANDPGDYLIGEQFDLAQHAGFRRMDRPSSDGSSLDCWSSGAKDVDVHYSSGIGNHFFYLLAEGSGAKTINGVAHSSSTCDGSSVTGIGRDDAAAIWYRALTVYMTSGTTYAGARTATLSAAADLFGQGSTQHTGVGAAWSAVSVG, encoded by the coding sequence ATGCGTCGCACCGCAGGACTCGCCGCCCTCGCCGTCGCCGCCGCGACCGCGGCGGCACTGCCCGTCACCTCAGCGAGCAGCGCCCCCGGCGCCGCGCCGGCGCGCGCCGGCGTCGCCGCCGACGCCCTCTCCGCCCTCCAGCAGCACCCGGGCGCCGCGCGCGCCGTCGCCGGGCAGGAGTTCGTCGTCCGCTCGACGCTCGTCGACCCCGACGGCAGCACGCACGTCCGCCTCGACCGCACGCTCGGCGGCCTGCGAGTCGTCGGCGGCGACCTCGTCGTGCACCGCGACGCCCGCGAGCAGTGGGAGGGTGTCAGCCAGACCCTGGCGGCACCGCTGACCCTCGCGACCGACCCCGCGGTCACCGCGGCCTCGGCCACCAGCCGCGTGCTCGCCCGCAACGCCCGGACGCGAGCCGTCGCGGGCGACGGCGAGGCCGAGGCGCGCGAGCTCGTGGTCGACGCGACCGGCGCGACGCCCCGACTCGCGTGGGAGGTGGTCACGGGCGGCACCCAGGCCGACGGCACGCCGTCGCGGCTCGCGACGTACGTCGACGCCGGCAGCGGGAAGGTGATCCGCAGCGAGCAGCAGGTCGTCAACGTCGACGGCGAGGGCCAGACGCTCTACAGCGGCACGGTCCCGCTCCAGGTGAGCGGCTCGGGGACGTCGTACACGCTGAAGGACGCCACCCGCGGGGGCACCTACACGACCGACATGGCCAACAAGGAGGACACGATCCTCTGCCAGATCTTCGGCGCCGGCTGCAAGACCGGCACCACGGTCACCTCGACCAGCCCGACCTTCGGCAACGGCAGCACCTCCGACCGGGCGAGCGCCGCCGCCGACGCGCAGTACGGCTCGGACGAGACGTGGGACTACTTCCAGCAGGTCCACGGCCGCGACGGGATCTGGGGCGACGGCCGCGGCTCCTACAACCGCGTCCACTACGGCAACGGCTACGTCAACGCCTTCTGGGACGGCACTAAGATGACCTACGGCGACGGTGACGGGGTGAGCTTCGGGCCGCTCGTGTCCCTCGACGTGGCCGGGCACGAGATGTCGCACGGCGTCACCGAGAACTCCGCGGGCCTGACCTACTCCGGGGAGTCCGGCGGCCTCAACGAGGCGACCTCCGACATCTTCGGCACGATGGTGGAGTTCCACGCCGCCAACGCGAACGACCCGGGCGACTACCTCATCGGCGAGCAGTTCGACCTCGCGCAGCACGCCGGCTTCCGCCGGATGGACCGCCCGTCGTCGGACGGCTCGTCGCTCGACTGCTGGAGCAGCGGGGCCAAGGACGTCGACGTGCACTACTCGTCGGGCATCGGCAACCACTTCTTCTACCTGCTCGCCGAGGGCAGCGGCGCGAAGACCATCAACGGTGTCGCGCACAGCTCGTCGACCTGCGACGGGTCGAGCGTGACCGGCATCGGCCGCGACGACGCGGCGGCGATCTGGTACCGCGCGCTGACGGTCTACATGACGTCGGGCACGACCTACGCCGGCGCCCGGACGGCGACGCTCAGCGCCGCGGCCGACCTGTTCGGCCAGGGCAGCACGCAGCACACCGGCGTGGGCGCTGCGTGGAGCGCGGTCTCGGTCGGTTGA
- a CDS encoding AzlD domain-containing protein: MWTAVVLAGVGCYLLKLAGLSLPERVLAHPTVERVADLIPVALLAALVAVQVFADGPSLTLDARVLGLVFAVVALLLRAPFLVVVVGAAVVAALARLV; the protein is encoded by the coding sequence ATGTGGACCGCCGTGGTGCTGGCGGGCGTGGGCTGCTACCTGCTCAAGCTGGCCGGCTTGTCGCTCCCGGAGCGGGTGCTCGCCCACCCGACCGTGGAGCGGGTCGCCGACCTGATCCCGGTCGCGCTGCTGGCTGCGCTGGTGGCCGTCCAGGTGTTCGCCGACGGACCGTCGCTGACGCTGGACGCGCGGGTGCTCGGGCTCGTCTTCGCCGTGGTGGCGCTGCTGCTCCGCGCGCCGTTCCTCGTCGTGGTGGTGGGGGCGGCAGTCGTGGCGGCGCTGGCCCGCCTGGTCTGA
- a CDS encoding AzlC family ABC transporter permease encodes MSEAPLSPDERAGIVRDGLAVGVATGAYGVGFGAVAVASGLSVAQTCVLSLVMFTGASQFALAGVVAAGGAPLSGAATALLLGTRNTLYGLRMAPKLGWRGWRRAAAAHVLIDESTAMSVNRETTEAARLGFLTTGVAVFVLWNLATAIGALAGEAVGDPRTFGLDAAVGAAFLALLWPRLQARRNVLVASRPLPWHWPRCP; translated from the coding sequence GTGAGCGAGGCCCCCCTGTCCCCCGACGAGCGCGCCGGCATCGTCCGCGACGGGCTGGCCGTCGGCGTCGCGACCGGTGCCTACGGCGTCGGCTTCGGTGCGGTGGCGGTGGCCTCCGGCCTCAGCGTCGCGCAGACCTGCGTGCTGTCGCTCGTGATGTTCACCGGCGCCAGCCAGTTCGCCCTCGCCGGGGTCGTCGCAGCCGGCGGTGCGCCCCTCTCCGGGGCGGCGACCGCGCTCCTGCTCGGCACCCGCAACACGCTCTACGGCCTGCGGATGGCGCCGAAGCTGGGCTGGCGCGGCTGGCGGCGGGCGGCAGCCGCGCACGTGCTCATCGACGAGTCGACGGCGATGTCGGTCAACCGCGAGACCACCGAGGCGGCCCGCCTCGGCTTCCTCACCACCGGCGTGGCGGTCTTCGTGCTGTGGAACCTCGCCACCGCGATCGGAGCGCTCGCGGGTGAGGCGGTGGGCGACCCGCGCACGTTCGGCCTCGACGCCGCCGTCGGCGCCGCCTTCCTCGCGCTGCTGTGGCCGCGCCTGCAGGCTCGTCGCAACGTGCTGGTCGCGTCGCGGCCGCTGCCGTGGCACTGGCCGCGGTGCCCGTGA
- a CDS encoding OapA N-terminal domain-containing protein, with the protein MFGPLPALHRLLLVVGALVVCTGIGFWFGVMPEVPLTARVGVLAGSAAGAAAAFVLVHDFHRRQVRPARARRRTP; encoded by the coding sequence ATGTTCGGACCGCTTCCCGCCCTCCACCGGCTGCTGCTCGTGGTGGGCGCGCTCGTCGTCTGCACCGGCATCGGGTTCTGGTTCGGCGTCATGCCCGAGGTACCGCTCACCGCGAGGGTGGGCGTGCTGGCCGGCAGCGCCGCCGGCGCGGCCGCGGCGTTCGTCCTCGTGCACGACTTCCACCGCCGTCAGGTCCGGCCGGCGCGGGCCCGACGTCGTACGCCCTGA
- a CDS encoding GNAT family N-acetyltransferase → MTAPAGGPTADVSVRVAWADDAGSIAALQVRAWPDLYAGVLPAEAFPTDVDAVAAQWHRSLSRPADARHRVLVALERNRVVGFALTSPATDPDCDPVADGEVSEVTLDPGERGKGHGSRLLQAAVDTLAADHFTRAVSWVNAGDDALRTFLTDAGWAPDTAHRELDLDGTGATRVKQVRLHTAIG, encoded by the coding sequence ATGACGGCGCCTGCCGGCGGGCCGACCGCCGACGTCTCGGTGCGCGTCGCCTGGGCCGACGACGCCGGGTCGATCGCCGCCCTCCAGGTGCGGGCGTGGCCGGACCTCTACGCCGGTGTCCTGCCCGCCGAGGCGTTCCCGACCGACGTCGACGCCGTGGCCGCGCAGTGGCACCGCTCGCTGTCGCGTCCGGCGGACGCCCGCCACCGGGTGCTGGTCGCCCTCGAGCGCAACCGCGTGGTCGGCTTCGCGCTGACCTCGCCGGCGACCGACCCGGACTGCGACCCGGTCGCCGACGGCGAGGTGTCCGAGGTGACGCTCGACCCGGGCGAGCGCGGCAAGGGGCACGGCTCGCGGCTGCTGCAGGCGGCGGTCGACACCCTCGCCGCCGACCACTTCACGCGCGCGGTGAGCTGGGTCAACGCCGGTGACGACGCGCTGCGCACCTTCCTGACCGACGCCGGCTGGGCGCCGGACACGGCCCACCGCGAGCTCGACCTGGACGGCACCGGCGCCACCCGGGTCAAGCAGGTCCGGCTCCACACCGCGATCGGGTGA
- a CDS encoding DUF3043 domain-containing protein has product MKAAALFRRSSPEPQTPATDKVGGKGRPTPTRKEAEAAARARARTPRTRKEQAAARSAARGDASRRMREAMKTGDDRFLPARDRGPVRRFIRDYVDSRFSFIELMLPLLLVSLLLGTTGRQGLVQIGNTVMFTTIMVIIVDIVMLRFRLRRELSTRFPGQSTKGATGYAVMRSLQMKFLRLPKPQVKIGQKLPETYR; this is encoded by the coding sequence GTGAAGGCAGCAGCGTTGTTCCGTCGTTCCAGCCCCGAGCCCCAGACCCCCGCGACCGACAAGGTCGGTGGGAAGGGTCGCCCCACCCCGACCCGCAAGGAGGCCGAGGCGGCCGCCCGCGCCCGGGCGCGTACGCCCCGGACCCGCAAGGAGCAGGCCGCCGCCCGCAGCGCGGCACGCGGTGACGCCTCGCGCCGGATGCGCGAGGCGATGAAGACCGGCGACGACCGCTTCCTGCCCGCGCGTGACCGCGGACCCGTGCGCCGCTTCATTCGCGACTACGTCGACTCGAGGTTCTCCTTCATCGAGCTGATGCTCCCGCTGCTCCTCGTCTCGCTGCTGCTCGGCACGACCGGCAGGCAGGGACTGGTCCAGATCGGCAACACGGTCATGTTCACCACGATCATGGTGATCATCGTCGACATCGTGATGCTGCGGTTCCGGCTGCGCCGCGAGCTCTCCACCCGCTTCCCCGGCCAGTCCACCAAGGGCGCCACCGGCTACGCCGTGATGCGCTCGCTGCAGATGAAGTTCCTGCGGCTGCCCAAGCCCCAGGTCAAGATCGGCCAGAAGCTCCCCGAGACCTACCGATGA
- a CDS encoding PspA/IM30 family protein, with translation MSLMKRISLIFRSKANKALDRAEDPRETLDYSYQRQLELLSKVRRGVADVATSRKRVELQVNQLEQQAAKLQAQAEKAIAADREDLAREALTRKSGLAQQITSLKEQQATLQGEEEKLVLAQQRLQAKVEAFRTRKETIKATYTAAEAQTRIGEAMSGIGEEMGDVGLAIQRAEDKTAQMQARGQAIDELIASGALDDASSLNAGDDISRELDALSSTSDVEAELARLKAGSAAPQAIEAGDGGDILEPAPEQQAAQRPAEGGQA, from the coding sequence ATGAGTCTCATGAAGCGCATCAGCCTGATCTTCCGTTCCAAGGCCAACAAGGCCCTGGACAGGGCCGAGGACCCCCGCGAGACCCTCGACTACAGCTACCAGCGCCAGCTCGAGCTGCTCTCGAAGGTGCGCCGTGGCGTGGCCGACGTCGCGACCAGCCGCAAGCGGGTCGAGCTCCAGGTCAACCAGCTCGAGCAGCAGGCCGCCAAGCTGCAGGCCCAGGCCGAGAAGGCGATCGCGGCCGACCGTGAGGACCTCGCGCGCGAGGCGCTGACCCGCAAGTCCGGGCTGGCCCAGCAGATCACCAGCCTCAAGGAGCAGCAGGCCACGCTCCAGGGCGAGGAGGAGAAGCTGGTCCTCGCCCAGCAGCGCCTGCAGGCGAAGGTCGAGGCGTTCCGGACCCGCAAGGAGACGATCAAGGCGACCTACACCGCCGCCGAGGCGCAGACCCGCATCGGCGAGGCGATGTCCGGCATCGGCGAGGAGATGGGCGACGTCGGGCTGGCCATCCAGCGCGCCGAGGACAAGACCGCCCAGATGCAGGCGCGCGGCCAGGCGATCGACGAGCTGATCGCCTCCGGCGCGCTCGACGACGCCTCCTCGCTCAACGCCGGCGACGACATCTCCCGCGAGCTCGACGCACTCAGCTCCACCTCCGACGTCGAGGCGGAGCTGGCCCGGCTCAAGGCCGGCTCGGCCGCACCGCAGGCCATCGAGGCCGGTGACGGCGGCGACATCCTCGAGCCGGCGCCCGAGCAGCAGGCCGCGCAGCGCCCGGCCGAGGGCGGCCAGGCATGA
- the pspAA gene encoding PspA-associated protein PspAA, whose protein sequence is MIVRILGEGQYDLDDGALDALNGLDTQIESAIEAGDEDMFRTALQGLLAAVRSSGTHHAADSLDESDLILPPPDATIDEVRDLLGDDGLIPG, encoded by the coding sequence ATGATCGTCCGGATCCTCGGCGAGGGTCAGTACGACCTCGACGACGGGGCCCTCGACGCCCTCAACGGCCTCGACACCCAGATCGAGAGCGCCATCGAGGCCGGCGACGAGGACATGTTCCGCACCGCCCTGCAGGGACTGCTCGCCGCGGTCCGCTCGAGCGGTACCCACCACGCCGCCGACTCGCTCGACGAGTCCGACCTCATCCTGCCGCCGCCCGACGCGACGATCGACGAGGTCCGCGACCTGCTGGGCGACGACGGCCTGATCCCGGGCTGA
- the htpX gene encoding zinc metalloprotease HtpX: MATSRFVGDSGLTARMTLTMFLLGGLFVGLVVALMATFRGYSVLIAVIAIGVAFYQWWTSDTVAMRAMRAREVTPEQAPELHGMIDRLCALADMPKPRVGIADLSVPNAFATGRSPDRSVVCVTTGILQVLDAEELEAVLAHELSHVAHRDVLVMTVASSAGIAAGLLMRFTQFGAMGRSRNNTGALPAVLVALVVSLVVYAVSFVLLRLLSRYRELSADRAGAYLTLKPAALASALQKISGEVAATPRRDLRAAGAASALCIVPALSGGLSGLAATHPPLQQRLEQLARIQAELSRPS, from the coding sequence GTGGCGACGTCGCGCTTCGTCGGGGACTCCGGGCTGACCGCCCGGATGACCCTCACGATGTTCCTGCTCGGTGGGCTCTTCGTGGGGCTGGTGGTCGCCCTGATGGCCACCTTCCGCGGGTACTCGGTGCTGATCGCCGTGATCGCGATCGGCGTCGCGTTCTACCAGTGGTGGACCTCCGACACCGTCGCGATGCGGGCGATGCGGGCGCGGGAGGTCACCCCGGAGCAGGCCCCCGAGCTGCACGGGATGATCGACCGGCTGTGCGCGCTGGCCGACATGCCCAAGCCGCGCGTCGGGATCGCGGACCTCTCGGTGCCCAACGCGTTCGCCACCGGTCGCTCGCCCGACCGGTCGGTGGTCTGCGTGACCACCGGGATCCTCCAGGTGCTCGACGCAGAGGAGCTCGAGGCCGTCCTGGCCCACGAGCTCAGCCACGTCGCGCACCGCGACGTGCTCGTGATGACCGTCGCCTCGTCGGCCGGCATCGCGGCCGGCCTCCTGATGCGCTTCACCCAGTTCGGCGCGATGGGTCGCTCGCGCAACAACACCGGTGCCCTCCCTGCCGTCCTGGTCGCGCTGGTCGTCAGCCTGGTGGTCTACGCCGTGAGCTTCGTGCTGCTGCGCCTGCTCTCGCGCTACCGCGAGCTCAGCGCGGACCGGGCCGGCGCCTACCTCACCCTCAAGCCGGCCGCGCTGGCCTCGGCGCTCCAGAAGATCAGCGGCGAGGTCGCCGCCACACCGCGCCGCGACCTGCGGGCCGCCGGCGCCGCCAGCGCGCTGTGCATCGTGCCGGCGCTGAGCGGCGGGCTCAGCGGCCTGGCCGCCACCCACCCGCCGCTCCAGCAGCGCCTCGAGCAGCTGGCGCGGATCCAGGCCGAGCTGAGCAGGCCCAGCTGA
- the pspAB gene encoding PspA-associated protein PspAB, which yields MGLWDAVRGRTQPRRNDLDALFHVPSAAITLQTALGLEPTGQASVCYRSAAGAAFAQTQAEVEALLRDDVDAPDVSVTRDDYGFTWLVVTGDRSDVPGLCTDLHAVNTTLELNGFAGSLLCSLVPFADAGGRRVGLTYLYKQGTFYPFAPSGEQERDTLLELSVRDLLDKELPMEPDLQRWLAVWKAPGL from the coding sequence ATGGGTCTCTGGGACGCGGTCCGCGGGCGTACGCAGCCGCGCCGCAACGACCTCGACGCGCTGTTCCACGTCCCGAGTGCGGCGATCACGCTCCAGACGGCGCTGGGCCTCGAACCCACCGGCCAGGCGTCCGTCTGCTACCGCTCGGCCGCCGGTGCGGCGTTCGCGCAGACCCAGGCGGAGGTGGAGGCGCTGCTGCGCGACGACGTCGACGCCCCCGACGTGTCCGTCACCCGCGACGACTACGGTTTCACCTGGCTGGTCGTCACCGGTGACCGGTCCGACGTCCCGGGTCTCTGCACCGACCTGCACGCCGTCAACACCACGCTGGAGCTCAACGGCTTCGCGGGCAGCCTGCTCTGCTCGCTGGTGCCGTTCGCCGACGCCGGGGGACGGCGCGTCGGCCTGACCTACCTCTACAAGCAGGGCACCTTCTACCCCTTCGCACCGTCGGGCGAGCAGGAGCGCGACACGCTCCTCGAGCTCTCGGTGCGCGACCTCTTGGACAAGGAGCTTCCGATGGAGCCCGACCTGCAGCGCTGGCTGGCCGTGTGGAAGGCGCCGGGCCTGTGA
- a CDS encoding sensor histidine kinase, whose amino-acid sequence MSPDEARPDADRRSDAQRDRAIGAYHVLDHEPRRELTALVDLAAQVAGVPYATINLLTSSLQHQVATAGFVGSSSPVETSMCRTVVDRGEPVMVADASQDERYADSPWTTGEVATVKFYGSHPLRTPDGLVIGTLCVFDDEAQKVTPEAAAGLAQLADRVVDVLELELAGRRLRDANARLAQSNERLAHFAGQVTHDLKNPLTSISLSLEALEMEVTDPYLVDTVARARRGVDRMTEMIAHLLAFASQGSAPGHDEVDLNDEMAAALDDLAGRVDRSCVTVEQLPVVRGDGVQLRSVLMNLVDNAAKFTLLGEQPDIEVVGVELEDRHRVEVRDHGRGVPADKRERVFAPLARLDKSVEGSGLGLATCRRIIEAHGGSIGVDEREGGGSVFWFELPDH is encoded by the coding sequence GTGAGCCCCGACGAGGCGCGCCCCGACGCCGACCGCCGGAGCGACGCCCAGCGCGACCGCGCGATCGGCGCCTACCACGTGCTCGACCACGAGCCGCGGCGCGAGCTCACGGCGCTCGTCGACCTGGCGGCGCAGGTCGCCGGGGTCCCCTACGCCACGATCAACCTGCTCACCAGCAGCCTGCAGCACCAGGTCGCCACTGCCGGCTTCGTCGGGTCGTCGTCACCCGTGGAGACCTCGATGTGCCGCACCGTGGTCGACCGCGGGGAGCCGGTCATGGTGGCCGACGCCAGCCAGGACGAGCGCTACGCCGACAGCCCCTGGACCACGGGCGAGGTCGCGACCGTGAAGTTCTACGGCTCCCACCCGCTCCGCACGCCCGACGGGCTGGTGATCGGCACGCTGTGCGTGTTCGACGACGAGGCGCAGAAGGTGACCCCGGAGGCCGCGGCGGGGCTGGCGCAGCTGGCCGACCGGGTGGTCGACGTGCTGGAGCTCGAGCTGGCCGGGCGTCGACTGCGCGATGCCAACGCCAGGCTCGCGCAGTCCAACGAACGGCTGGCCCACTTCGCCGGGCAGGTGACCCACGACCTGAAGAACCCGCTCACCTCGATCTCGCTGTCGCTCGAGGCGCTGGAGATGGAGGTCACCGACCCCTACCTGGTCGACACCGTGGCGCGGGCGCGCCGCGGGGTGGACCGGATGACCGAGATGATCGCCCACCTGCTCGCCTTCGCGTCGCAGGGCTCCGCGCCCGGCCACGACGAGGTCGACCTGAACGACGAGATGGCCGCGGCGCTCGACGACCTCGCTGGCCGGGTGGACCGGTCGTGCGTCACGGTCGAGCAGCTCCCGGTCGTCCGCGGCGATGGCGTCCAGCTGCGTTCGGTGCTGATGAACCTCGTCGACAACGCCGCGAAGTTCACCCTCCTCGGCGAGCAGCCCGACATCGAGGTGGTCGGCGTGGAGCTCGAGGACCGGCACCGCGTCGAGGTCCGCGACCACGGGCGCGGCGTGCCCGCCGACAAGCGCGAGCGGGTGTTCGCGCCCCTCGCCCGCCTCGACAAGAGCGTGGAGGGGTCGGGCCTCGGCCTCGCGACCTGCCGACGCATCATCGAGGCGCACGGCGGCTCGATCGGCGTCGACGAGCGCGAGGGTGGTGGCTCGGTCTTCTGGTTCGAGCTCCCGGACCACTAG
- a CDS encoding winged helix DNA-binding domain-containing protein, producing MSLRHVTDAERRRRIAVRHCLAPAHRRHDVVGVTRAMTVLHATEAATVHLAVAARAEGVAPSDVDAALYDTRDVVKQLAMRRTLFVFPRDLLTAAWGSASARVATAERKRIAKAIAGAGIAADGEAWLDAAHEATLARLAVGPASTAELRAELPELAGTIGGDTDKTWDRPVPVAPWVLTTLGLEGRAVRGRNAGHWRLNKPTWTTTEQWLGVVPEPLGEAAGYAALVESWLHTFGPGTAADIQWWLGSTKTAVTRALVDVGAVEVALDDGSTGWVHPDDTDDTDPVEPWAALLPTLDPTVMGWKSRGFYLDPAHVPYLFDTNGNAGTTAWWDGRVVGCWVQDDAGVVRLSLLEDVGPDGQAALEHEAARLTAWLDGTVIGNVYASRQMKQARLP from the coding sequence ATGTCCCTGCGACACGTCACGGACGCCGAGCGGCGCCGGCGCATCGCCGTACGCCACTGCCTGGCGCCGGCGCACCGCCGCCACGACGTGGTGGGCGTCACCCGGGCGATGACGGTCCTGCACGCCACGGAGGCGGCGACCGTCCACCTCGCGGTCGCGGCGCGGGCCGAGGGCGTCGCCCCGTCAGACGTCGACGCCGCGCTCTACGACACCCGCGACGTCGTCAAGCAACTGGCGATGCGCCGCACCCTCTTCGTCTTCCCGCGCGACCTGCTGACCGCCGCGTGGGGCAGCGCGTCCGCCCGGGTCGCCACCGCCGAGCGCAAGCGGATCGCGAAGGCCATCGCGGGCGCCGGCATCGCCGCCGACGGCGAGGCGTGGCTCGACGCCGCCCACGAAGCCACCCTCGCCCGGCTGGCCGTCGGTCCCGCCTCGACGGCCGAGCTGCGGGCAGAGCTGCCCGAGCTGGCCGGGACGATCGGCGGCGACACCGACAAGACCTGGGACCGTCCCGTGCCGGTCGCCCCGTGGGTGCTGACCACGCTCGGGCTCGAGGGGCGTGCCGTGCGCGGACGCAACGCCGGGCACTGGAGGTTGAACAAGCCGACCTGGACGACCACCGAGCAGTGGCTGGGCGTCGTCCCCGAGCCGCTGGGCGAGGCCGCGGGCTACGCCGCGCTGGTGGAGTCGTGGCTGCACACCTTCGGTCCCGGCACCGCGGCCGACATCCAGTGGTGGCTCGGGTCCACCAAGACCGCGGTCACCCGCGCCCTGGTCGACGTCGGAGCGGTCGAGGTCGCGCTCGACGACGGCTCCACCGGCTGGGTGCACCCCGACGACACCGACGACACCGACCCGGTGGAGCCGTGGGCGGCCCTGCTGCCGACGCTCGACCCCACGGTGATGGGCTGGAAGTCCCGCGGGTTCTACCTCGACCCCGCCCACGTGCCGTACCTCTTCGACACCAACGGCAACGCCGGCACCACGGCGTGGTGGGACGGTCGGGTCGTCGGCTGCTGGGTCCAGGACGACGCGGGCGTGGTCCGGCTCTCGCTGCTGGAGGACGTCGGACCCGACGGGCAGGCGGCGCTCGAGCACGAGGCCGCGCGCCTGACCGCCTGGCTCGACGGCACCGTCATCGGCAACGTCTACGCCTCGCGCCAGATGAAGCAGGCGCGGCTCCCCTGA
- the nadA gene encoding quinolinate synthase NadA, with protein sequence MSLVDLPLLPLGKGRDLDAERGVECPGDLPAASDPDLVARARAAKEALGERVFVLGHHYQRDEVIQFADVTGDSFKLARDAAARPDAEFIVFCGVHFMAESADILTSPTQQVVLPDLAAGCSMADMARLRQVEDAWDALAAAGVQDDVVPVTYMNSSADIKAFCGRNGGVVCTSSNADVALDWAFAQKPDAVGGAKVLFLPDQHLGRNTAVLQMGIGLDECVVWDPLQPGGGLTADELQQARMILWKGHCSVHGRFSEDVVDELRAQHPGINVLVHPECRHEVVLKADLVGSTEFIIKTIEAAEPGTVWAIGTELNLVKRLADAHPDKTIVFLDRNVCYCSTMNRIDLPHLVWALESLVAGTVVNRIVVDPETEAEALVALQRMLDLPGKSHRD encoded by the coding sequence ATGAGTCTCGTCGACCTGCCGCTCCTCCCCCTCGGCAAGGGCCGTGACCTCGACGCCGAGCGCGGCGTCGAGTGCCCCGGGGACCTCCCGGCCGCGTCAGACCCCGACCTCGTGGCGCGGGCGCGCGCGGCGAAGGAGGCCCTCGGCGAGCGGGTTTTCGTGCTGGGCCACCACTACCAGCGCGACGAGGTGATCCAGTTCGCCGACGTCACCGGCGACTCCTTCAAGCTGGCGCGCGACGCCGCGGCCCGGCCGGACGCCGAGTTCATCGTCTTCTGCGGCGTGCACTTCATGGCCGAGTCGGCCGACATCCTCACCTCGCCGACCCAGCAGGTCGTGCTGCCCGACCTCGCGGCCGGCTGCTCGATGGCCGACATGGCCCGGCTGCGGCAGGTCGAGGACGCGTGGGACGCGCTGGCCGCCGCAGGCGTGCAGGACGACGTCGTGCCGGTGACCTACATGAACTCCAGCGCCGACATCAAGGCCTTCTGCGGCCGCAACGGCGGCGTGGTCTGCACCTCGTCCAACGCCGACGTCGCGCTCGACTGGGCGTTCGCGCAGAAGCCCGACGCGGTCGGCGGCGCGAAGGTGCTGTTCCTCCCCGACCAGCACCTCGGTCGCAACACCGCGGTCCTCCAGATGGGCATCGGGCTCGACGAGTGCGTCGTGTGGGACCCGCTGCAGCCCGGCGGCGGCCTCACCGCCGACGAGCTCCAACAGGCCCGGATGATCCTGTGGAAGGGCCACTGCTCGGTCCACGGACGGTTCTCCGAGGACGTCGTCGACGAGCTGCGCGCCCAGCACCCCGGCATCAACGTGCTCGTCCACCCCGAGTGCCGCCACGAGGTGGTCCTCAAGGCCGACCTGGTCGGCTCCACCGAGTTCATCATCAAGACGATCGAGGCCGCCGAGCCCGGCACCGTGTGGGCCATCGGCACCGAGCTCAACCTGGTCAAGCGGCTGGCCGACGCGCATCCGGACAAGACGATCGTCTTCCTCGACCGCAACGTCTGCTACTGCTCGACGATGAACCGCATCGACCTGCCCCACCTCGTGTGGGCCCTGGAGAGCCTCGTCGCCGGCACCGTCGTCAACCGGATCGTCGTCGACCCCGAGACCGAGGCCGAGGCACTCGTCGCGCTCCAGCGGATGCTCGACCTGCCCGGCAAGTCCCACCGCGACTGA